A stretch of DNA from Cellulomonas xiejunii:
TGGGTGCGGCCGTGCAGGCGATCGAGGCGCGCCAGGCGGGTCCGTTCACGGTGACCAGCCTGCAGGAGCACGACGCCGCAGCGGCGGCACGGCGGGCGTCGCGGGCCGCGGACGTGGCCGGGTGAGCGTGTCGACGTTCGGCGCCCGCCTGGCTGCGGCCATGGACGCCCACGGGCCCCTGTGCGTGGGCATCGACCCCCACGCGTCCCTCCTGGCGGACTGGGGTCTGCCCGACGACGCCACGGGGGTGCGGGAGTTCGCGCTGCGCGTGATGGACGCCGTCGCGGGGCACGTCGCTGCGGTCAAGCCGCAGGCGGCCTTCTTCGAGCGCCACGGCTCGGCCGGCGTGGCGGTGCTGGAGGAGGTGGTGGCGGCCGGCCGCGAGACGGGGACGCTCGTCGTGGTGGACGCCAAGCGCGGCGACATCGGGTCCACGATGGGGGCGTACGCGGACGCGTTCCTGCGGGACGGCTCACCTCTGGCCGGTGACGCACTGACCGTCTCGCCGTACCTGGGGTTCGGGTCGTTCGACCCTGCGGTCGACCTCGCGCTGGCCACGGGGCGGGGTCTGTTCGTGCTGTGCCTCACCTCGAACAAGGAGGGCCACGAGGTGCAGCACGCCCGCACGGAGGACGGCGTGAGCGTCGCGGCGATGGTGGCGGCGCGCGCAGCGGCGATCAACGCGGACGCGACCCCGCTCGGTTCGGTCGGGCTGGTCGTCGGCGCGACGGTGGGTGACGCCGCGGCGCGGGCCGGCGTGGACCTGGCCCACGTCAACGGGCCCCTGCTCGCCCCGGGGGTCGGCGCGCAGGGCGCGGGGACCGCCGAGCTGGTGCAGGTGTTCGGTGCTGCGCGGCGGCAGGTCCTCGCCTCGTCCAGCAGGGGAGTCCTGCGTGCAGGACCCGAGGTGGCTGCGTTGCGTGCAGCGGCGTCGCGAGCGAGCGCCGAGGCGGCGGCCGCGCTGCGCTGAGCGCGGCACGGCCACGGGCCGTGGTGACGCCGGGTACCCGAGCCCGTCGCCGTCGGCCAGCTCGGTCATGCCGTCGTCGCGAAAGATAACGGAACCTGGCGCTGCCAAGGCGCGCCACTCTCGCCGGGAGGGGCGCCTGACGGCGCCCGGCCAGGACGACACCCGGTCTCCGGCTGTCGGTGCAGGTCGCTAGGGTGCGGGCCGTGGTGGACGTGAGCATCGGACAGGCCGTGGGGCGGTACCTCGGCGCGCTGGGGGACCGGCACCCGAGCACCGCACGCGCCTACCGGTGGGCGCTGCGCAACCTGGCCGAGACACTGGGGGACGACTCGTTCGGGAAGGTGATGGCAGGCGACAGCCTGTCGCTGTGGCTCGCGTCGCCGACCGGGGGAGGGCACGAGCCCTCGGCGGCATCCGTGCGGCAGCGGGCGACCGCGGCACGCGGGCTCGTGCGCTTCGCGGTCGAGGCACGACTGCTCGACCCCGCGACCGCGGACATCGCCCTGCAGGCGCTGCGCCGGCCCGCGACGCCGCCCGTGCTGCGTGACACGGCACCGGCGCGGCTGCTCCTCGCGCGAGCGGCCGGCAGGCGCCCTCACGGGGTGTCGTGGCACGTCTGGGTCCGCTTCCGGGCGCACGTGCTGACGCTCGCCGACACGGGCGCGCCGGAGCGAGACCTCGGTGCCGCACGCCTCACCGACCTGGGGGAGGACCGCGTGAGCCTGACCCTCGGCGGGACGCGCCACGCCCTCGGGGAGCCGACCCGGCACGCGATGACGGCCTGGATCGCGTCGCGTCACGATCTCGTCGCGACGCTGCAGGGCAGTCCGCCGCGCCAGCTGTGGGTGCGCGCGCACCCCTCGGTCCACCCCCGGACCGGTGTTGTCGCCGCGGTGGGGATGCCGATCACGGCGCGCGGGCTGCGCAAGGCGTTCCAGGACGTCGTCGCCGCGCTCGTCGACGACGACCCCCGGTTGCGCACCTGCACCGTCGCCCACGTCCGCGGGCTCGCGCCGGCGCAGTCTGCCGGTCGGTGAAGGCTCGGAACGGCCCCGGGCGCCCCGTGCCGCGGGGTGTCGGAGACGCCCACGAGGGGGCGTCGGCGCAGGTCCCGCGACGACACGCGGCCCCCCGCGTTGCCGAGCGGCATCCGCGTCGCTAGTTTCGTCTTCAGATCCCGCGCATCGGCGACAAGGATCTCCGGCCCAGTGACGAGAAGGTGACGCGCGTGGCTCTTCCTCCGCTGACTCCCGAACAACGAGCCGCCGCGCTCGAGAAGGCCAAGGTCGCGCGGCATGCGCGCGCCGAGGTGAAGAACCGCCTGAAGTACTCGCAGGGCTCCCTCTCGGAAGTGATCGAGCAGGGTCAGCAGGACGAGACCATCGGCAAGCTGAAGGTCGCCGCCCTGCTGGAGTCGCTTCCCGGTGTGGGGAAGGTCAAGGCCCGTGCGATCATGTCCGAGATCGGCATCTCGGAGACGCGCCGGGTGCGTGGCCTCGGCCCGCACCAGGTCAAGGCGCTCGTCGACCGGTTCGGCTGAGCGTCCCGCAAGTCCACGGCGCCCCGTCCGAGCCCGGACGGGGCGCCGCTTGCGTGTCCGGAGCCGTCCGGACACCTCACCCCGGATCTGGAGCGGTGCACCACCCATGACGACCACGCCGGCACGGCTCACCGTGCTCGCCGGACCGACCGCCGTGGGCAAGGGGACGGTCTCGGCCGACATCCGCGCCCGGTACCCCCAGGTCTGGCTGTCCGTGTCGATGACGACCCGTGAACCGCGACCCGGCGAGGTCGACGGGCTGCACTACCACTTCGTGACGCCCGAGCGCTTCGACGAGATGGCGGCCCGTGGCGAGCTGCTCGAGTGGGCCGTGGTGCACGGGCGCAACCGCTACGGGACGCCCCGCCGGCCCGTGGTCGAGCGGCTGGAGGCCGGTGAGCCGGCGTTGCTGGAGATCGACCTGCAGGGTGCGCGGCAGGTGCGGCAGTCGATGCCCGACGCGCGCTTCGTGTTTCTCGCCCCGCCGTCGTGGGACGAGCTGGTCCGTCGGCTCGTCGGACGGGGGACCGAGGGCGAGGAGGAGCGCGAACGTCGCCTCGCCACCGCCCGCGTCGAGCTGGCGGCGGAGTCGGAGTTCGACCACGTGGTCGTGAACGACGACGTGCACCGCGCGACGGACGAGCTGGTTCGTCTGATGGGCGTGCGCGTCTGACCGACGCACCCGTCCGGCGCCTCGGACCAGGTACCATGAGGTTCGACTGCGCCGCGCGCTGCCCGAGTTCGATGACGGGCCACAGCCCGCGGCGCCTGCGAATTCGCACCACTCTCCGACAGGACGGGAGTCCTCCGTGTCCGGAACCGTTGCCGCCCCCACGGGCATCACCGACCCGCCGATCGACCGCCTGCTCGAGCGCGCCGACTCCAAGTACGCGCTCGTGCTGTTCTCCGCCAAGCGCGCGCGGCAGATCAACGCCTACTACGCACAGCTGAACGAGGGGCTGCTCGAGTACGTCGGCCCGCTCGTCGAGACGCGCCCGCAGGAGAAGCCCCTGTCGATCGCGATGCGCGAGATCGACGCCGGCCTGCTGACGTCCGAGCCCGTCCCGGAGGCCTGAGGCCTCCCCCCATGCGCATCGTCCTCGGCGTCGCGGGCGGCATCGCCGCCTACAAGGCGGTGCTGCTGCTCCGGCTCCTGCGCGAGCAGGGTCACACCGTCCGTGTCGTGCCGACGCGCGCGTCGCTGGAGTTCGTCGGGCGGGCGACGTGGGAGGCCCTGTCCGGGGAACCCGTCACCACCGACGTGTTCGAGGACGTCGACCAGGTCGCGCACGTGGCCGTCGGCAAGGGCGCAGACCTCGTCGTCGTCGTGCCCGCCACGGCCGACCTCCTGGCCCGCGCAGCAGCGGGCCGGGCGGACGACCTCCTGACCGCGACGATGCTCGTCGCACGCTGCCCCGTGCTGCTCGCGCCCGCCATGCATACGGAGATGTGGGAGCACCCGGCGACGACCGCGAACGTGGCCACCCTGCGCGCACGCGGTGTGCACGTCCTGGAACCCGCCAGCGGACGGCTGACGGGGCAGGACTCCGGGGCCGGCCGCCTCCCCGAACCGGAGGAGATCGCGCAGGCCGCCCTCGCGCTCGTGACGCCGGGACGACCGGTCGACCTGGCCGGTCGGCGCGTCGTCGTGTCAGCCGGCGGCACCCGCGAGCCTCTCGACCCGGTCCGGTTCCTCGGGAACCGCTCGTCCGGCCGGCAAGGTGTCGCGCTCGCGCAGGCGGCGCAGGACCGCGGAGCGCTCGTGACGCTCGTCGCGGCCAACGTCGGACCGGACGTGCTCGCCGGGCTGGGTCCCGGCGTCGACGTCGTCCCCGTCGAGACGGGCGAGGAGCTGCGGTCGGAGGTCCGCGCGGCCGCGAGGCTCGCCGACATCGTCGTCATGGCGGCGGCCGTCGCCGACTACCGCCCGGCGACCACGGCGGACGCCAAGCTGAAGAAGACCGGTGACGCGACCACGGTGACGCTGGTCGAGACGACGGACGTGCTGCGCGAGCTGGTCACCGACCCCCCGCGGCCCGGTCAGGTCGTCGTGGGCTTCGCCGCCGAGACCGGTGACACGGAAGGCTCGGTCCTCGACCACGCGCGGGCCAAGGCGCGCCGCAAGGGCGCCGACCTGCTCGTGATGAACCCTGTCGGTGACGGGCGTGGCTTCGGCACCACGACCAACGAGGTCACGGTGCTCGATGCCGACGGCACCGTCCTCGCGACGGCGCAGGGCACCAAGCTCGAGGTCGCGCACGCGATCTGGGACGTCACCGTGCCAGTCGTGGACGGCCGTGCCGATCGGCACGGCGACGCCGTTACGCTGGACGTATGACCACCCCGCCTCTCCGCCTGTTCACCTCGGAGTCCGTGACGGAGGGTCACCCCGACAAGATCTGCGACCAGATCTCGGACGCCATCCTCGACGCCATCCTCGAGCAGGACGCGAGCGCCCGCGTGGCGGTCGAGACGATGGTCACCACCGGCCTCGTGCACGTCGCCGGCGAGGTGACCACGAGCGCGTACGTCGAGATCCCGCAGATCGTGCGCGAGGTGGTCCGAGGGATCGGCTACACCTCGTCGCTCATCGGCTTCGACGGCGACTCCTGCGGCGTCTCGGTGTCGATCGGCCAGCAGTCGCCGGACATCGCGGCGGGCGTCGACAAGGCGATCGAGGTGCGTCAGGACGACCAGGACCTCGACCCGCTCGACCTCCAGGGAGCCGGCGACCAGGGCCTGATGTTCGGGTACGCGAGCGACGAGACCCCCTCACTCCTGCCGCTGCCGATCTGGCTGGCGCACCGCCTCGCGGAGCGCCTCGCGCAGGTGCGCAAGGACGGCACCCTGCAGGGGCTGCGCCCCGACGGCAAGACGCAGGTCACCGTCGGCTACGACGGTGACACGCCCGTCTCCCTCGACACCGTCGTGCTGTCCACGCAGCACGAGCCGGACCTCGCCGAGTCGACGCTCGCGG
This window harbors:
- the pyrF gene encoding orotidine-5'-phosphate decarboxylase — protein: MSVSTFGARLAAAMDAHGPLCVGIDPHASLLADWGLPDDATGVREFALRVMDAVAGHVAAVKPQAAFFERHGSAGVAVLEEVVAAGRETGTLVVVDAKRGDIGSTMGAYADAFLRDGSPLAGDALTVSPYLGFGSFDPAVDLALATGRGLFVLCLTSNKEGHEVQHARTEDGVSVAAMVAARAAAINADATPLGSVGLVVGATVGDAAARAGVDLAHVNGPLLAPGVGAQGAGTAELVQVFGAARRQVLASSSRGVLRAGPEVAALRAAASRASAEAAAALR
- the mihF gene encoding integration host factor, actinobacterial type, giving the protein MALPPLTPEQRAAALEKAKVARHARAEVKNRLKYSQGSLSEVIEQGQQDETIGKLKVAALLESLPGVGKVKARAIMSEIGISETRRVRGLGPHQVKALVDRFG
- the gmk gene encoding guanylate kinase; amino-acid sequence: MTTTPARLTVLAGPTAVGKGTVSADIRARYPQVWLSVSMTTREPRPGEVDGLHYHFVTPERFDEMAARGELLEWAVVHGRNRYGTPRRPVVERLEAGEPALLEIDLQGARQVRQSMPDARFVFLAPPSWDELVRRLVGRGTEGEEERERRLATARVELAAESEFDHVVVNDDVHRATDELVRLMGVRV
- the rpoZ gene encoding DNA-directed RNA polymerase subunit omega, coding for MSGTVAAPTGITDPPIDRLLERADSKYALVLFSAKRARQINAYYAQLNEGLLEYVGPLVETRPQEKPLSIAMREIDAGLLTSEPVPEA
- the coaBC gene encoding bifunctional phosphopantothenoylcysteine decarboxylase/phosphopantothenate--cysteine ligase CoaBC — protein: MRIVLGVAGGIAAYKAVLLLRLLREQGHTVRVVPTRASLEFVGRATWEALSGEPVTTDVFEDVDQVAHVAVGKGADLVVVVPATADLLARAAAGRADDLLTATMLVARCPVLLAPAMHTEMWEHPATTANVATLRARGVHVLEPASGRLTGQDSGAGRLPEPEEIAQAALALVTPGRPVDLAGRRVVVSAGGTREPLDPVRFLGNRSSGRQGVALAQAAQDRGALVTLVAANVGPDVLAGLGPGVDVVPVETGEELRSEVRAAARLADIVVMAAAVADYRPATTADAKLKKTGDATTVTLVETTDVLRELVTDPPRPGQVVVGFAAETGDTEGSVLDHARAKARRKGADLLVMNPVGDGRGFGTTTNEVTVLDADGTVLATAQGTKLEVAHAIWDVTVPVVDGRADRHGDAVTLDV
- the metK gene encoding methionine adenosyltransferase, translated to MTTPPLRLFTSESVTEGHPDKICDQISDAILDAILEQDASARVAVETMVTTGLVHVAGEVTTSAYVEIPQIVREVVRGIGYTSSLIGFDGDSCGVSVSIGQQSPDIAAGVDKAIEVRQDDQDLDPLDLQGAGDQGLMFGYASDETPSLLPLPIWLAHRLAERLAQVRKDGTLQGLRPDGKTQVTVGYDGDTPVSLDTVVLSTQHEPDLAESTLAAQVAELVVAPVLADAGIDTSAHRLLVNPTGQFVIGGPQGDAGLTGRKIIVDTYGGMARHGGGAFSGKDPSKVDRSAAYAMRWVAKNVVAAGLARRCEVQVAYAIGKSHPVGLYVETFGTGAVSDERLTAAIREVFDLRPAAIIRDLDLLRPVYRRTAAYGHFGRELPEFTWERTDRTAALLSAVG